From a region of the Paenibacillus lutimineralis genome:
- a CDS encoding DUF2626 family protein: MARMFRVLGFFTLSIGLMAFAGNLIEMALLFFMQTAFFMLFGYLKFTEKTYILLFWGYMIVAFTGFSYWTVFQMGLPL; encoded by the coding sequence TTGGCACGCATGTTCCGCGTCCTCGGCTTTTTCACACTCTCCATCGGACTTATGGCTTTTGCCGGGAACCTCATTGAAATGGCTTTGCTATTTTTTATGCAGACCGCATTCTTCATGTTGTTTGGCTACTTGAAGTTCACAGAGAAGACTTATATCTTGTTGTTCTGGGGATATATGATTGTGGCCTTCACAGGATTCAGCTATTGGACGGTTTTCCAAATGGGGCTGCCGTTATAG
- a CDS encoding RsfA family transcriptional regulator — translation MTAVRQDAWSAEDDLILAEVTLRHIREGSTQLTAFEEVGEKIGRTAAACGFRWNSCVRKRYEAAIGIAKAQRQKRNYMKKQGSLAGSPAVASLTSVELDEGIYKNDGVTEETISIDAVIRFLRGWKNTVQDSNRHVKMLEKELRMKDEELHHLRGENKRLFAQVNEVQSDYRVVNDDYKALIQIMDRARRLAFLNEEEDESKTRFKMDANGNLERIE, via the coding sequence ATGACAGCAGTGAGACAAGATGCGTGGAGTGCGGAAGATGATTTGATTCTGGCTGAAGTAACTTTGCGCCATATTCGTGAGGGCAGTACCCAACTGACTGCCTTTGAAGAAGTAGGGGAGAAGATCGGTAGAACCGCGGCTGCTTGCGGTTTCAGGTGGAACAGTTGTGTGCGTAAGAGATATGAGGCAGCGATAGGAATTGCAAAAGCACAACGGCAAAAAAGAAACTATATGAAGAAACAGGGATCGCTGGCCGGAAGCCCGGCTGTAGCTTCATTGACCTCGGTTGAACTTGATGAGGGAATCTACAAAAATGACGGAGTTACCGAAGAGACGATCTCCATTGATGCAGTCATCCGCTTCTTGCGCGGGTGGAAGAATACGGTTCAAGACAGCAATCGTCACGTGAAGATGCTGGAAAAAGAACTGCGTATGAAGGATGAGGAGTTGCATCATTTGCGCGGGGAGAATAAACGCTTGTTCGCGCAGGTGAACGAGGTTCAGAGTGATTACCGAGTCGTGAATGACGACTATAAAGCTTTGATTCAAATTATGGACCGGGCCAGACGACTTGCCTTTCTTAATGAAGAGGAAGACGAGAGTAAGACAAGATTCAAGATGGATGCTAACGGCAATTTAGAACGAATTGAATAG
- a CDS encoding ketopantoate reductase family protein, with protein MKVDIIGAGALGLLFGGKLAAGGARVRFWTRTLEQARLLAGEGIQVEEPHSGLMSIAPSMILAHPVDDIVGGSLNITEEERPDWIFITTKQRSVDHDLLEFVGRIAGPKTGIVCFQNGIGHIEMFQSVFKDRSIYVAVTTEGAKRGDARSVIRSGAGTTQIGIPQPSEFLLYNDDSLDERKEQIREEDLLKMLESAGFEAFLSKDIDREIYRKLLINAVINPLTAIWRIPNGELLDTESRIVMLRQLCEEGMRIYAAHQIPIPSNMYEQIVSVCRSTAGNTSSMLSDVLKGAPTEIDSINGRLVKLAQAASIPAPGHEMVWRLVRGLEATGV; from the coding sequence GTGAAGGTAGATATCATTGGAGCGGGGGCTCTTGGACTGTTATTTGGCGGCAAGCTAGCCGCGGGGGGAGCGCGGGTTCGCTTCTGGACGAGGACATTGGAACAGGCACGATTGTTGGCAGGAGAAGGAATTCAAGTTGAAGAACCGCATTCCGGTCTTATGAGTATTGCTCCATCTATGATTTTGGCCCATCCGGTAGATGATATAGTCGGAGGTTCATTGAATATCACTGAAGAAGAAAGGCCTGATTGGATATTCATCACGACCAAGCAGCGAAGTGTGGACCATGACTTGCTTGAATTCGTTGGACGGATTGCCGGCCCTAAGACGGGGATCGTCTGCTTCCAGAACGGGATTGGTCATATCGAGATGTTCCAAAGCGTCTTCAAGGATAGGAGTATCTATGTAGCTGTAACGACAGAAGGAGCAAAACGCGGCGACGCCCGTTCTGTCATCCGCTCGGGTGCCGGAACCACACAGATTGGTATCCCGCAACCCAGCGAATTTCTTCTATATAATGATGATTCCTTAGATGAGAGGAAGGAGCAGATCAGGGAAGAAGATTTGCTTAAAATGCTTGAATCGGCAGGATTTGAAGCCTTTTTGTCGAAAGACATCGATAGGGAAATTTATAGGAAACTGCTTATAAATGCGGTGATTAACCCGTTAACCGCTATTTGGCGAATACCAAACGGAGAGCTGCTGGATACGGAATCACGCATAGTGATGCTTCGGCAGTTATGTGAGGAAGGAATGCGAATCTATGCAGCGCATCAAATCCCTATTCCTTCTAATATGTATGAACAGATTGTATCTGTCTGCCGCTCGACAGCCGGGAATACCTCATCGATGTTAAGCGATGTGCTTAAGGGAGCGCCGACCGAGATTGATTCCATAAATGGACGGTTAGTGAAGTTGGCTCAGGCTGCCAGTATACCTGCCCCAGGACATGAAATGGTGTGGCGTTTGGTAAGAGGACTAGAAGCCACAGGCGTATGA
- a CDS encoding DUF3397 domain-containing protein, whose product MDALLGPVFIFTILPIIPFFLVYVISIFLKKEKRASLLLAMDVTTFFLILSVSILFNNVFHSQFGFYLILLILLIVVGLIGGAQNRLKGKVDVSRMLRAVWRLAFAGAGIVYIILFLISFFTYISAI is encoded by the coding sequence TTGGATGCACTATTAGGACCGGTTTTTATATTTACGATATTGCCAATAATTCCATTTTTTCTGGTCTATGTGATTAGTATTTTCTTGAAAAAGGAGAAAAGAGCTTCATTGCTCCTCGCCATGGATGTGACAACGTTTTTCCTTATATTGTCTGTCTCTATCCTGTTCAATAACGTATTTCATTCCCAATTTGGCTTCTATTTAATACTGCTTATCCTCTTGATTGTCGTGGGTTTGATTGGCGGAGCCCAGAACAGATTGAAGGGAAAGGTCGATGTGAGTAGAATGCTGCGCGCCGTATGGCGCCTCGCTTTCGCCGGAGCAGGGATCGTCTACATTATATTGTTTCTCATTAGCTTTTTTACATATATTTCTGCCATTTAG